In one Lolium rigidum isolate FL_2022 chromosome 3, APGP_CSIRO_Lrig_0.1, whole genome shotgun sequence genomic region, the following are encoded:
- the LOC124694781 gene encoding remorin-like, which produces MAAGEAKKVEVEAATKDIAEEKAIVPVADDSKAIVAVTKDAEGHKGSSERDAYLTKIMSEKRLTLIHAWEESEKARAENRAAKNLSFITSWEHAKEAELEAGLKKMEEQLEKKKASYKEKLKNKLAALHKSAEEKRAMAEAKRGEEIVFAEEMAAKYRAKGEGPTKLFGLLKA; this is translated from the exons ATGGCGGCTGGGGAGGCCAAGAAGGTGGAGGTGGAAGCGGCCACCAAGGACATCGCCGAGGAGAAGGCTATCGTGCCTGTCGCCGATGACTCGAAGGCCATCGTCGCCGTTACCAAGG ATGCTGAAGGCCACAAAGGTTCATCCGAAAGAG ATGCTTATCTCACCAAGATTATGTCTGAGAAGAGGCTGACGCTGATCCACGCCTGGGAGGAGAGCGAGAAAGCGAGAGCTGAGAACAG GGCCGCCAAGAATCTTTCCTTCATCACTTCATGGGAGCACGCCAAGGAAGCCGAGTTGGAGGCCGGACTGAAAAAGATGGAG GAACAACTGGAGAAGAAGAAAGCATCGTATAAGGAGAAGCTGAAGAACAAGCTCGCGGCGCTCCACAAGTCGGCCGAGGAGAAGAGAGCGATGGCAGAGGCGAAGCGTGGGGAGGAAATAGTCTTCGCAGAGGAAATGGCTGCCAAGTACCGTGCAAAAGGAGAGGGTCCGACGAAGCTCTTTGGGCTCTTGAAAGCATGA